In a genomic window of Candidatus Margulisiibacteriota bacterium:
- a CDS encoding Spy/CpxP family protein refolding chaperone, translating into MRNKLTALMISLVLATALNTASFALGRGPGRPFGDPGERMMARIVSELGLSRAQKDKYLSMAKALEKEAGTTRSRNRELFDKIGTELAKDSPNRELLFGYMQQISKNEDQIRLKRMDQMIALRKDLTKEQKEKLEGLMKQGRDKAKKWDRKKGK; encoded by the coding sequence ATGAGGAACAAATTGACGGCCCTGATGATCTCTTTGGTGCTCGCAACAGCGTTGAACACAGCCTCCTTTGCATTGGGCAGAGGGCCAGGCAGACCCTTTGGGGACCCAGGAGAGAGGATGATGGCAAGGATAGTGTCCGAGCTCGGGCTCAGCCGGGCGCAAAAGGACAAGTACCTGTCCATGGCAAAAGCATTGGAAAAAGAGGCGGGAACGACCCGTTCAAGGAACCGGGAATTGTTTGACAAGATAGGGACTGAACTTGCAAAAGACTCGCCCAACAGGGAACTGCTGTTCGGTTATATGCAGCAGATAAGCAAAAATGAGGACCAGATCAGATTAAAGAGAATGGACCAGATGATAGCTCTGCGCAAAGACCTTACAAAAGAACAAAAGGAAAAGCTCGAGGGCCTGATGAAACAGGGCCGCGACAAGGCTAAAAAATGGGACCGCAAAAAAGGAAAATGA